TTACCTTTTTAGAAAAGGAAGAGATTGAAAACCTAATTGCAACCCACCAGGAAGCCCCTCATCAACGTGCTTTACAAAAGCGTCTTGCTGAGGAGGTGACACTTACCGTACACAGCGCAGAAGATCTTGAAAATGCCGTAAAAGCGTCAGAAATTCTCTTCGGAAAATCTACAGCTGCAAACTTAAAAGCACTTAATGAGAAAACCTTTTTAGATGTTTTTGAAGGTGTACCGCAAGCGGAAATTAGCCGTGGGGAAGTTGAAGCAGGATTAGATATCGTGAGTGCTCTTTCTGAAAAAACCGGATTTTTAAAGTCTAACGGAGAAGCAAAACGCGCATTAAAGCAAAATTCAATTTCTGTAAATCAGGAAAAAGTAGCAGACGGTCGCAACATCACTACCGAAGATTTAATCAACAACCGATTTATTTTATTACAGAGCGGTAAGAAAAATTACTTTGTGATTCGCGTGATGGATTAAATTCGCTTATACATCAATAAAAAAGCCGCAAACAGAATCGTACTGTTTGCGGCTTTTTATTTTTATTTTCTACTTGAACTATCTTCTTCCGCCAAAAACCTGTAGCGCAAAATACAATAAGGTTGCCAGCGATCCTATTGCTGCCACCACATATGTACGTGCAGCCCATTTTAAAGAATCTTTAGCCCCGGCATGTTCCTGACTGGTCAACATATTAGATGATTCTAACCAGGCCAAGGCACGATTACTCGCATCATATTCTACGGGCAACGTAATAAAAGCAAATAATGTTCCCATTGCAAATAGACCAAGACCTATTACAGCCACGGTAAAACCTACTCCACTACTTATAATTGACATCAACACAAAGCCTCCTATAATTACAAACATAGACATACGAGAAGCTACACTTACTACTGGCACTAGCGTAGAACGCATAGTTAACCAACTGTAAGCTTGTGCGTGTTGTACCGCGTGCCCACACTCGTGCGCCGCTACTGCAGCTGCAGCTGCATTACGCTGATTATAAACCGCCTCACTTAAATTAACCGTTTTGTTTGCAGGATTATAGTGGTCTGTCAATTGACCTTGTACCGATATCACTTTTACATCATTAATCCCATTATCACTAAGCATTTTACGGGCAATTTCTGCACCGCTCATACCATTTTGTAAATGTATTTGTGAGTATTCTTTAAACTTGCTTTTTAATTTATTACTCACTAACCAACTCACCAGTGCAATTGCACCTATGAGAATATAATATCCCATCATAACTTTAAATTTTAGGTAGTATAAAACTAATCATTAATTAGCAAAAAATAAGCCAAAACGAAAGCTGTCGTTTTGGCTTATTTTCCCTCATCCCCAACCCTCTTCCAACGTAGAAGGGAGGAGCGTTTTGAAAATTCCCCCTTTGGGGGTTAGGGGGATTAACCCACAAAATTCACAATCTTACCCGGCACAATAATCACCTTTTTAGGTTCGCGGCCACCCAAATATTCCTGAGTTTTCTCGTGTGCACGTACTGCCTTTTCAATTTCTTCTTTAGAAAGATCTAGCGGAAGTTCCATTGTAAAACGCATTTTCCCGTTAAATGAAATTGGGTATTCTTTACTGCTTTCTACCAAATGTTTTGCGTCAAATTCTGGAAATGGCGCAGTAGCGATAGACTCGCTGTGCCCTAATAAACTCCACAATTCTTCTGCAATGTGTGGCGCGTAAGGCGAAATCAAAACCGCCAACGGCTCCAGCACTTCTCTGCTGTTGCATTTTAATGCGGAAAGTTCGTTTACCGCAATCATAAATGTAGAAACCGAAGTATTGAAACTGAAGTTCTCAATATCTTCCTGAGCCTTTTTAATGGTCTTATGCAACACTTTCATAGCCTCTTTAGAAGCAGCATCTTCTGAAACCGCAAAGTCACCCAAGTTTCCGGATGCATCTACTGTGTGATACAACTTCCATAATTTTTTAAGGAAGTTATGCACTCCAGTGATTCCTGCAGTATTCCAGGGTTTTGCCTGCTCTAACGGACCTAAAAACATCTCATACATACGTAGCGTATCGGCGCCGTACTCCTCACAAATATCATCGGGATTGACCACATTATATTTGGATTTAGACATTTTTTCTACCTCTCTTTTTACAAGGAATTTTTTTTCATCACCAACATAAAGTCCTAATTGATTTTCCTGTCTCCAATTCTTAAAGCTATTTAAATCAAGATAATTCGAATTATCTACCATATTAACATCAACGTGGACTTTGAAGAGGGTAAAGCCTAATCCATCTATTGCTTTCGAATAATTAGGAAATTGCTCTTTTAATTTCTCATAAACATCTTTTACAGCTGTTTGAAAATCACCTTTATTTTCTTCAGGTATCATGTCAGCGAAAGGATGATTTTTTATAAGCTCGTAAGAAGCATATATTTTATTATCATAATTCTTAATGAAATCGTCAACTGACTCTCGCTCTTTTTTGTCAAATGAAACCCCTAGGATTTTATTGACTATATAATCAACATGGTTTTCTAGCTTAAGTCTATAAGTAAATGCACTCTCCCCCAATATCATTCCCTGATTAATCAGCTTTTTAAAAGGCTCTTCTACAGAAGCAAAACCGCGATCTTTTAAAAACTTTACCCAGAAACGGCTGTATAATAAGTGACCGGTAGCGTGCTCGCTACCGCCAATGTACAAGTCCACATCCTGCCAGTAATCCATCGCTTCTTTTGACGCAAAAGCTTCATCGCGCAAAGCTTTCTCCATATACCTGAAGAAATACCAGCTTGACCCTGCCCAACCGGGCATTGTGTTTAACTCGAGTGGGTAAACTCCATTGTCCCCCTCTCGGTCTCCCCCCACGGGGGAGAGGTTTTCGTTACTCACTACTTTGTTTTGGTTGGTATCCCAGGCCCAAACATCGGCACGGCCTAATGGCGGTTCGCCTTCTTCGGTGGGTAAGTATTTTTCTACTTCAGGTAAGCGAATGGGTAGATGCTCAGGCGCGATCATTTGTGGCATTCCGTCTACATAATAGGTCGGGAATGGCTCTCCCCAATAGCGCTGGCGGCTAAATACTGCGTCGCGCAAGCGGTAGTTAATTTTGCCTTCTCCCTGCCCTAATTCTTCCAGTGCTTCAATCGCTTTAGGAAGCGCTTGTTTATATGACAATCCGTTTAAGAAATCTGAATCTTTAAGCGGCGTATTATCTTTTTCGGCGTATGCCTGCTCACTAATATCTACGCCGTCAAATATATTTTTAATAGGAATATTAAAATGCTTTGCAAAATCCCAATCCCGCTGATCCCCGCAAGGAACCGCCATCACTGCTCCTGTACCATAACCGGCAAGTACATAATCTCCTATCCAGATTGGGATAGGCTCTTTGGTAAATGGGTGCTCTGCATACGCTCCTGTAAATGCTCCCGAAATGGTTTTTACATCGGCCATACGCTCGCGCTCACTACGTTTTGCAGTCGCTGCTATATACGCATCAACTTCAGCTTTTTGCTCTGGAGTGGTAATCTCATTAACCAAATCTAGTTCTGGAGCAAGTGTCATAAACGTCACTCCAAAAATAGTATCGGGGCGAGTGGTGAACACAGATATACGCTCCCCACCTAAATCCTCCCCCAAGGGGAGGACTTTCTCACGACGCTCTATTTCACTGGTAATCGTTTCAACTACCTTTTCAACATTATTTAGCACCTCATCATTAGAGAATCTTAGAACTTTGTACCCTTTTTTCTGTTCCAATAACAATTGACGTTCTGCATCTTTATCCATTTGATATTGATGCACATCCCCATCTACCTCAACAATGAGTTGAGCTGAAAGACACACAAAATCAACAATATATTGATCAATTGGATGTTGCTGTCTAAATTTAAATCCGGTTTTTTTACCGCGCAATTTGCTCCACAGTAGGGCCTCGGCTTTTGTAGGTTTATCACGCATTTCCTGAGCGCGTTCTAAAAGAACCGAGATTAGTTCGGGCTTTCCGGTCATAAAACCGGCGTGGCCTGCGCCCCCTCCGTGGGAGGGGGTTGGGGGGAGGATTATGAATTCTACTGAAGCCCCCTTACTTCTCCCAATCCAATTGGTTTGTGAATCTTTAAGCGGTTGTGGCCAGTCGATATCTTGCAGTCCATCTAGTAAACGCTGTGCATAGGCACTAATGCGCATACTCCATTGTTTCATTTTTTTACGTACTACAGAATGACCGCCGCGCTCTGAAACGCCGTTTACAATCTCATCGTTTGCTAAAACCGTACCCAATGCCGGGCACCAGTTTACTTCGGTTTCTGCTAAATACGTTAAACGGTATTTTAAAAGAATTTCCTGTTTCGCTTTCGCGGAAGCATTCTTCCAATCTTCAGCGGTGAAGGCTTCTATATCCTCATCACAAACGGCATTAACTGAAGCATTTCCTTCGACTTCAAATTTTGCAATAAGAGTGTCTACGTGTTCTGCTTTGTTGCTGTCTTTATTATACCAACTTTCAAAAAGCTGAATAAAAATCCATTGGGTCCAGCGGTAATACTCAGGCTCAGAAGTGCGCACTTCGCGACTCCAATCAAATGAAAAACCTATTTTATCAAGCTGCTCACGGTAGCGTGCAATGTTGGTATCAGTCGTAATAGCAGGGTGTTGCCCGGTTTGAATGGCATATTGCTCTGCCGGCAAACCAAAAGAATCATAACCCTGCGGGTGTAACACATTAAATCCTTGATGGCGCTTGTAACGCGCATAAATATCACTGGCGATATACCCTAACGGATGCCCCACGTGCAGACCTGCCCCTGAAGGATATGGAAACATATCCAGAACATAATATTTAGGTTTATCACTGTTATTTTGAGCTTCAAAAGTACCGTTATCTTTCCAGTGCTTTTGCCATTTTGCTTCTATCGCGTTAAAATCGTAGTTCATTGCCGTGTGTTACTTTGCGCACAGGGTGCGTTATAATAGGCGGCAAATTTACAATTTTAAAGGGATTTGGTGTTTTGCTTTCGCGAAAGCTATAAAGCTACGATCGCGCCTCTTTTTCCATAGGTTTAAGGCATTCATAAATGAGCTCATTTATAGGAACCGGAACCCCAAGACGTTTCCCTTCCCTCACAATATAACCGTTAAAATTATCGAGTTCGCTAGGCTTGCCCTCCATAATATCGCGCTGTGTAGAAGCAGTTACGTCTGCTCCCTGATTTTGAATCGCTTCAAAAACAGCATCCATATGCGCTTCGGTAAGCTTGATGCCCTTAGCTTTTGCTACTTTAAAAATCTCTTGAGCCGTATCTCTCATCATATTAAAAAGATAATCACTAGATCTAATTTTTCCCATAGGTACACGCACCAAACCACCAAGACCACTAATGGTACATATGAATAAAAACTTCTTCCAGATTTCTACTTGAATATTATCTACTAAGTGAACCGTAACGTCGCCCACCTCTTCAAACATTTCTTTGATTCTTTTTGCTCGATCTGTAAGACTGCCATCAAGTTCTCCCAGGGTAATACTGGGCTCAAAATAGGGATGTTTTATTTTGCCAGCGCCATCTACAAAACTCACGATGCGGCACAATCCACCTAAAACCTGTGCTTCTGGAAGTACTTCAAGAATCATTTCGGCATTTGCCGCGCCATTTTGTAACGGCAAAAAAAGTGTTTCCGGTTTTATGAAAGGCTTCAGATTTTTTACCGTATCATTTACCTGCCAAGATTTTACACCTAAAATTACAAGATCTGGAATAGGTATTTTACTCAAATCATCTGTGGCAAGATCTGGTGTCGCTTTAAAATCACCTTTGTAACTGGTAACATCTAACCCATTATCCTGTATCGCTTTGAGATGTTCACCGCGAGCGATAAAGGTTATATTATGTTTTGTCTGTGTGAGTTTTCCGCCAAAATAGCCACCTACACCACCTATACCATATATAAGAATATTCATCGTTTTCTATTTATATTTTAAGTTTAAGAACACTGTTATTTTGAAAAAGACAAACTAAAAATACAAAATGCAGAAAGGGTGCGTTTAAGAAGCACGAACTTTAGTATTTTTACGCAAAATTTTAGTAAGCCTCATGTCGTCATCTTTTGAAAAATTTCAACGCCGCAGATTGATTTCATCGTATTTTTCGGTGGTTCTAAGTATTGCTTTGGTGCTGTTTTTACTGGGTTTATTAGGCCTTTTAGTGCTCAACTCTAAGAAAGTTGCAGACCACTTTAAAGAGCAAATTGCACTAACGGTGTATCTCAAAGACGACGCCAAAGAAGTAGAAATGAAGCAGCTCGAAAAGACCTTAGCGCTTGCAGACTACACAAAATCTACTCAATTTGTCTCTAAAGAGGAAGCTGCAGAAGAACATAGTAAAGAAATAGGTGAAAATTTTATGGATTTTCTAGGGTACAACCCGCTGCAAAACTCGATAGATGTTTATATGAAAGCAGACTTTGTTTCTGCCGCTCAGGTAAAGGAAATTGCTGACGAATTGATGACTAAAGACTTTGTGGAAGAGGTAAATTATGACCAGCCACTTATCTCATTGCTTAATGACAACATTAAAAAGATAAGTCTGTGGATTGTGATTATTAGCGGTGTTTTTACACTAATTGCTGTATTGCTTATCAATAGCGCCATACGCCTATCTGTCTATTCTAAACGTTTTACGATTAAAACCATGCAAATGGTGGGGGCAACCAAAGGGTTTATACGCAGACCTTTTATTTGGCTAAGTATGAAACTGGGGATGATAGGTGCCATAATCGCACTAGCCGGTATGGCAGCAGTTTTGTATTACTTAAATGAAACGTTTCCTGAACTTGAATTGTTACGCGATAAAATGATTTTAGCTATATTATTTGTAGGTGTTTTTGCCGCTAGCGTTATCATTACCTGGTTTAGTACCTTTTTAGCAACACAACGTTTTCTCAATTTGAGAACAGACGAACTTTACTATTAGATCTAAGACTTAAAATTTTAGATAAGACATAAAAGAGCAAAAGCGCTCTTAACATATAACCAATAACATTTAACTCTTAACGAGAAATGGGAGAACAAAAACGAAAAAAGCAAAACGAACTGCACCGCAGTAGTTTTATTTTTAAGAAAAAAAATTATCAGGTAATGCTTATAGGCCTTGGTGTAATTGCACTGGGTTTTATTTTAATGTCTGGTGGTGGCAGTGACGATCCTAACGTTTTTAATCCGGAAATTTACAACTGGAGACGTATACGTCTGGCTCCTGCTTTGGTATTAATAGGTTTTGGAATAGAAGTGTATGCGATTTTATTGAACCCAGACTCATCTTCAACAATAACACGAGATAAAGTTTCTGAAACTTTTCCTAAGGATAAGCACACCAAGTAAATGGATATAATAGACGCTATAATACTGGGTATAATTCAAGGACTTACCGAATTTTTACCGGTATCGTCAAGTGGTCATCTCGAATTAGGTAAGGCTATTTTAGGGGATAATACACTACCAGAAGAAAGTCTTTTATTCACCGTAGTACTTCATTTTGCTACAGCTTTGAGTACACTGGTTGTATTTAGAAAAGACATTTTTGACATCATAAAAGGTTTATTTCAATTTAAATGGAATGAAGAATCTCAATTTGCGGTCAAAATCATATTGTCTATGATACCTGCTGTCCTTATCGGTTTGTTTTTTGAAGAGCAATTAGAATCTCTTTTTGGTGGAAATATTTTGCTGGTAGGGATGATGCTTATCATTACAGCTCTTTTATTATGGCTTGCAGATAAAGCAAAAGATACCCAAAAACCCGTAAGTTATCGCAACGCTGTTGTAATAGGTATTGCTCAGGCAATAGCGATGCTTCCCGGCATTTCAAGAAGTGGCGCAACAATTTCTACATCGGTTTTATTAGGAAACGATAAAGCTAAAGCAGCCCGGTTTTCATTCTTAATGGTGGTGCCTTTAATTTTTGGAAAAATCGCAAAAGACATTCTGGGCGGTGAGATCACAACAGACTCTGGTAATTTTACGGCTCTTTCTATTGGTTTTGTTGCAGCATTTGTAAGCGGATTAATTGCCTGTACATGGATGATAAAACTGGTTAAAAAGAGTAAGCTTTCCTGGTTTGCAATCTACTGCCTAATTGTAGGCATCATTGCAATAGGTTTTGGGTATTCTAACCTTTAACCCTATTTTTTAAATAGCATTTCATAAAATCAGTATGCAGTTTACCGAAGAAGACTTTAAAGAAGGGCAGATTTTGCTTTTTGACAAACCCTTAAACTGGACGTCGTTTCAGCTGGTTAACAAGGCGCGGTGGTTAATACGCAAAACATTTAATATAAAAAAAATTAAAGTAGGTCACGCAGGTACTTTAGATCCTCTGGCTACCGGTTTGCTTATTATTTGCACCGGTAAGTTTACTAAGCGTATTGAGGACTTTATGGGGCAGGAAAAAGAATATACAGGAACCTTTGTTCTTGGTGCTACTACGCCTTCTTACGACTTAGAGACTGAAATAGACGCGACCTTCCCTACTTCAGAAATCACCGAAGAATTAATACATGCTACAACAGCACAATTCACCGGAAACATTCAGCAAAAACCACCTGTTTTTTCAGCTTTAAAAAAAGAAGGTAAACGCCTATATGAGTTTGCCCGGGCAGGCGAAGCGGTAGAAATCCCGAGTCGTGAGGTAGAGATTTCGGCCTTTGAGATTACCCGTATCAAACTTCCTGAGGTAGACTTTAGAGTACGTTGCAGTAAAGGAACGTATATACGCTCATTAGCTCATGATTTTGGTAAAGCACTAAATTCTGGAGCCCATCTTTCCGCTTTGCGCAGAACAAAAATTGGCGCATATTCCGTTACAAATGCTACAAATCTTAAAGATTTTGAAGCCGCGTTATATAACGCAGATTAGTCATACAATTAGCACGAGGTTCTTCCGTTTTGTTTAACAGCAACGCACGCTGCGTTTTTGTATTTTTACAGTTATGAAATTATCACCAGAAGATAAAGCAATGCTTATCACCTTTACCGGTGCCAGCATCTTTGTTCTGGTTTTTTTCTTTTTAACAATAAACCCGTACGATACATCACAGGTAGAAGAATTTATACCAATTCCTATAATTCAAGATATTCCTGAAGAGGAGCAACAACTTGAGCAACTTGAAGAAGTGCAACAGTTAAATCAAAAAATGACAAATCAAGCGCAAAATAGCAATAGGCTGGTGCGTGAGGCAAATAGATTTTTTAGTCAGCAAAATCAAGTTGATAATGCGCTAAAAACAGATTCTGAAACAGCTGATCCTTCAGAAGATAATGACGGGGACGATGAGTCCTTCCCAGATTACCAACAGCGTATCGCATTGTTAAAGCAAAAACGGAAAGAAAAACAGTCTGCTGGAGAAAACAGTACTTCAAAAGAGGTTTCTAAAGTAAATACATCAAGTTACAGACGCAGTACCGTTACCTATCACCTAAATGATCGCAATGCCATTAAAATACCTAATCCTGTATATACATGCGACGCCACAGGAAAAGTGGTTATTAATATTGAAGTAACCAATCTGGGCAGCGTAAGTAAGGTTTATTTTAATAAAGCAGCTTCTACAACAACAAATGGCTGCCTTGTTGACCAGGCTTTAGAATATGCGCAACAGGCGATATTTAATGACAGCCCCAGACCTTCTCAGTTAGGCACTATAACTTTTGAGTTTCAAGGTTAAGAGCGCTTAATATCAACAGTAGTTCTGAGAGTATAGACATCCCTTTATCTTTATTATACCACAATTGCAACTCTTCTTTAAATGAAGGTTTAATCTCACCATATTTTGCCTTGTCATCAACTAATTTTTGAGCCGGTGCAGAACGCGAACCCCAAGAAGTAAGAATTTCCTGAGTAATCGAATCCTGAATAATAAGTTTAGGAATAGACATCGCCCCATTTGTTAGAAAAGCATCCATCAATTGAGGGTGATCGTCTCTCAAGATTACTTTAAAATTAATCGCCGGTTGTACTTCTGCTATACGATTCATAACGGCGAGTGCCGGTGGCGCATCACCACACCAGCTTTCAGAAAGTACAAGCCAGTTTAACGGCCTATTAAACGTCTCAATTTGCAATTCTTGATCTTGAGTAAGTCGTAAGGTTTTATCCCAGCGCTTCATACGCTTATCATTAAGTACTGTGTAATTAGATAGTGCTTCTGATTGGGTGTGACCTGTACTCGTAAAAGAGGCTGCATGCTTTGCAACCAGTATGCGGTAATCTGCATAGGTCAACCCGCTTACAACAGCCTGCTTTGCAAATTCCTGAACTTCTATAGGATTTAAACTCATTTCAAAAAAGTCGGTATTTAATAACTTAACTTACACCTTTAAAAGGTCACGATTATAAATGTTTATCTTTAAATAATCAGATAAACTAGATTTATGATTATTAACAGATGTGGCTGGTGCACAGGAGATGCGCTTTATGAAGCCTACCACGATACCGAGTGGGGCGTTCCCGTTTATGATGATGCAATACTTTTTGAATTCCTAATACTAGAAACCTTTCAGGCAGGTTTAAGCTGGATTACTATTTTGCGCAAGCGCGAAAACTTCCGCGAAGCGCTAGACAATTTTAACTATAACAAGATCGCCAACTATTCTGCTGAAAAGTTAGAAGATCTTATGAGCAATCCCGGAATAATTAGAAATAAACTTAAAATAAAAGCTACCGTATCTAATGCAAAAGCATTTATTAATATTCAGGAAGAATTTGGCACGTTTTCAAAATACATTTGGGGGTTTGTAAATCATAAACCGGTACAAAATGCAGTTTTAAATTATAAAGAAGCTTCCCCAACTACAGCTGTTAGTGATGCACTATCTAAAGATTTAAAAAAACGCGGATTCAAATTTACAGGATCTACCGTTATTTATGCGCATATGCAAGCTACAGGAATGGTAAATGATCACGAGATAACTTGTTTTAGATATAATCAAATTAAAGAGTTAAACCCATGAGGTTGCTAATATTCTTCATTTTAATCTCTGGTTTGAGTATGCTAAATGCTCAGGAAGTAAAACAAGAATATGAGCAAAAAATTAATGCTCAACAGATGCCTGTGGAAGCTTTAAAGTATATTGAAAATCTTAAAATAGAAAAGCAAAAGATGCGTTACTATAAAGAAATAGATGGCGCTGCTACTAGTTTTGAGTCTAAATTTAGATCTAAAGGATATTTATATAGTGTAGAGTTTAATGAGAACGGTAAGCTCGAGGATGTAGAAGTTGAAGTTTCAAAAGGCGAAATGAGTAGCGTTATAAAATCAATTGAAGCTTACTTAAGCACTACCTTTGACCGGCATAAAATTGAAAAAATTCAGGCGCAGTACCAACCTAATAGTAATTTTATACATATTGCTCCCAGTAATCCTGATGCCTGGGAATTAATAATTGCCACAAAAAATACAACCAATAAATTAGAGCGATTTGAAATGACATTTGATCAAAATGGTAATTTTCTAAAATCGCGTGAAGTAGTGAGACAACCGTATGACTTTTTATTATTCTAGACTGCTGTTGTTAGCAGTTCTTTTCCCTCTGTGCCTTTTTAGTCAACGCACAGAATTTTTAAACCAGCATGAGCTTTCCTTAAATTACAAGCCTGAAACAAGATGGAGTTTTAATTTTGAGTTTACTAATCGCAATACCTTTCCTACATCTGAGGAAGCTTACAAAGTACAGCATTTAGAATTATCGCACTTTACAACCTACCAAAGTGGTTTCTACGGAAGTTTTAGTCTAGGATTACGCTATAGAAACCGTGATCTATTTGATGCAGAACGCAGTAATGAAGTGCGCATTACACAGCAATATAATTATGTGAGATCTTATAATCAATATCGCATAGGTCACAGATTTAGGCTAGAAGAACGATTGTATACAGGAGAAACTGCCTATAGATTACGCTATAGATTAGGTATTGATTTTCCGCTACAGGGCTTACGTTTAGACACGGGTGAATTTTACACTGCCATTAACTTAGAAAACGTCTATAGCGTTCAGGATCGGGAGAAACCAGATTTTAATCAGCGGTTGTCGCTAACGCTTGGTAACAAAATAAGCCCTGCGACAAAACTTCAGATTGCTATAGAATATAGAAAAGATGATTATTTACTTGAGGAGTCAAACAGAGTATTCTTATATACTTCAGCAAAAATTGATTTATAACAGATAAGATAAAAATTGAGATCTACTAATTTCTGAGGCTCCCATACGCTCCAGATGCTCTGTATAAACCTGGCAATCTATTAAATTGTAATCTTGAGTTTGTAGTTTTTGCGCTAATGTTATAAGTGCAACCTTACTCGCATTACTCACTTTGGCAAACATACTTTCGCCACAAAATATGTTCTTTTCCTTGAGATTTAAGCCATATAAACCACCTACCAGAGCATCATTTTGCCATACCTCAACAGATTCTGCAACGCCTATTTCATGTAATTTTTGATAGGCTTCTAACATCTCATTAGTTATCCAAGTTCCATCTTGACCATCTCGCTTTATGCGCTTACAATTTAAAACCACATCAAGAAAACAAGTATTGTAAGTCACCCTAAATACCTTTTCGCGTAGAATTTTACGCATTGTTTTTGAGATGTGAATTTCGGCAGGTTTCAAGACCATGCGTGGGTCTGGTGACCACCACAAAACCGGCTGCCCATCATTGTACCACGGGAAAATTCCTTTAGAGTAGGCATCTAACAATCTATCTACAGATAAATCTGCCCCTACAGCAAGCAAACCATCCTCATCTGCATAGCTGTAATCTGGAAAAGGCTGATGTTTGTTTATATAAATGATGACTTTTGTATTTAATTATGATTGATCTTACTACACTAACTCAAGAATAATCAAATTACAATTTTAGTGCCTTATTTTTTTGAAAGT
The sequence above is a segment of the Leeuwenhoekiella sp. MAR_2009_132 genome. Coding sequences within it:
- a CDS encoding zinc metallopeptidase translates to MMGYYILIGAIALVSWLVSNKLKSKFKEYSQIHLQNGMSGAEIARKMLSDNGINDVKVISVQGQLTDHYNPANKTVNLSEAVYNQRNAAAAAVAAHECGHAVQHAQAYSWLTMRSTLVPVVSVASRMSMFVIIGGFVLMSIISSGVGFTVAVIGLGLFAMGTLFAFITLPVEYDASNRALAWLESSNMLTSQEHAGAKDSLKWAARTYVVAAIGSLATLLYFALQVFGGRR
- a CDS encoding leucine--tRNA ligase, which translates into the protein MNYDFNAIEAKWQKHWKDNGTFEAQNNSDKPKYYVLDMFPYPSGAGLHVGHPLGYIASDIYARYKRHQGFNVLHPQGYDSFGLPAEQYAIQTGQHPAITTDTNIARYREQLDKIGFSFDWSREVRTSEPEYYRWTQWIFIQLFESWYNKDSNKAEHVDTLIAKFEVEGNASVNAVCDEDIEAFTAEDWKNASAKAKQEILLKYRLTYLAETEVNWCPALGTVLANDEIVNGVSERGGHSVVRKKMKQWSMRISAYAQRLLDGLQDIDWPQPLKDSQTNWIGRSKGASVEFIILPPTPSHGGGAGHAGFMTGKPELISVLLERAQEMRDKPTKAEALLWSKLRGKKTGFKFRQQHPIDQYIVDFVCLSAQLIVEVDGDVHQYQMDKDAERQLLLEQKKGYKVLRFSNDEVLNNVEKVVETITSEIERREKVLPLGEDLGGERISVFTTRPDTIFGVTFMTLAPELDLVNEITTPEQKAEVDAYIAATAKRSERERMADVKTISGAFTGAYAEHPFTKEPIPIWIGDYVLAGYGTGAVMAVPCGDQRDWDFAKHFNIPIKNIFDGVDISEQAYAEKDNTPLKDSDFLNGLSYKQALPKAIEALEELGQGEGKINYRLRDAVFSRQRYWGEPFPTYYVDGMPQMIAPEHLPIRLPEVEKYLPTEEGEPPLGRADVWAWDTNQNKVVSNENLSPVGGDREGDNGVYPLELNTMPGWAGSSWYFFRYMEKALRDEAFASKEAMDYWQDVDLYIGGSEHATGHLLYSRFWVKFLKDRGFASVEEPFKKLINQGMILGESAFTYRLKLENHVDYIVNKILGVSFDKKERESVDDFIKNYDNKIYASYELIKNHPFADMIPEENKGDFQTAVKDVYEKLKEQFPNYSKAIDGLGFTLFKVHVDVNMVDNSNYLDLNSFKNWRQENQLGLYVGDEKKFLVKREVEKMSKSKYNVVNPDDICEEYGADTLRMYEMFLGPLEQAKPWNTAGITGVHNFLKKLWKLYHTVDASGNLGDFAVSEDAASKEAMKVLHKTIKKAQEDIENFSFNTSVSTFMIAVNELSALKCNSREVLEPLAVLISPYAPHIAEELWSLLGHSESIATAPFPEFDAKHLVESSKEYPISFNGKMRFTMELPLDLSKEEIEKAVRAHEKTQEYLGGREPKKVIIVPGKIVNFVG
- a CDS encoding ketopantoate reductase family protein; the protein is MNILIYGIGGVGGYFGGKLTQTKHNITFIARGEHLKAIQDNGLDVTSYKGDFKATPDLATDDLSKIPIPDLVILGVKSWQVNDTVKNLKPFIKPETLFLPLQNGAANAEMILEVLPEAQVLGGLCRIVSFVDGAGKIKHPYFEPSITLGELDGSLTDRAKRIKEMFEEVGDVTVHLVDNIQVEIWKKFLFICTISGLGGLVRVPMGKIRSSDYLFNMMRDTAQEIFKVAKAKGIKLTEAHMDAVFEAIQNQGADVTASTQRDIMEGKPSELDNFNGYIVREGKRLGVPVPINELIYECLKPMEKEARS
- a CDS encoding cell division protein FtsX, yielding MSSSFEKFQRRRLISSYFSVVLSIALVLFLLGLLGLLVLNSKKVADHFKEQIALTVYLKDDAKEVEMKQLEKTLALADYTKSTQFVSKEEAAEEHSKEIGENFMDFLGYNPLQNSIDVYMKADFVSAAQVKEIADELMTKDFVEEVNYDQPLISLLNDNIKKISLWIVIISGVFTLIAVLLINSAIRLSVYSKRFTIKTMQMVGATKGFIRRPFIWLSMKLGMIGAIIALAGMAAVLYYLNETFPELELLRDKMILAILFVGVFAASVIITWFSTFLATQRFLNLRTDELYY
- a CDS encoding DUF3098 domain-containing protein, with protein sequence MGEQKRKKQNELHRSSFIFKKKNYQVMLIGLGVIALGFILMSGGGSDDPNVFNPEIYNWRRIRLAPALVLIGFGIEVYAILLNPDSSSTITRDKVSETFPKDKHTK
- the uppP gene encoding undecaprenyl-diphosphatase UppP; the encoded protein is MDIIDAIILGIIQGLTEFLPVSSSGHLELGKAILGDNTLPEESLLFTVVLHFATALSTLVVFRKDIFDIIKGLFQFKWNEESQFAVKIILSMIPAVLIGLFFEEQLESLFGGNILLVGMMLIITALLLWLADKAKDTQKPVSYRNAVVIGIAQAIAMLPGISRSGATISTSVLLGNDKAKAARFSFLMVVPLIFGKIAKDILGGEITTDSGNFTALSIGFVAAFVSGLIACTWMIKLVKKSKLSWFAIYCLIVGIIAIGFGYSNL
- the truB gene encoding tRNA pseudouridine(55) synthase TruB; translated protein: MQFTEEDFKEGQILLFDKPLNWTSFQLVNKARWLIRKTFNIKKIKVGHAGTLDPLATGLLIICTGKFTKRIEDFMGQEKEYTGTFVLGATTPSYDLETEIDATFPTSEITEELIHATTAQFTGNIQQKPPVFSALKKEGKRLYEFARAGEAVEIPSREVEISAFEITRIKLPEVDFRVRCSKGTYIRSLAHDFGKALNSGAHLSALRRTKIGAYSVTNATNLKDFEAALYNAD